The DNA segment GAGACTTCTGGTCATTGGTTCCGGCGGGCGCGAACACGCGCTGGTCTGGAAACTGGCGCAATCGCCGCACGTCACGCAACTGTGGTGCGCGCCCGCCAACTCGGGCATCGGTGTTGAGCGACTCGCGAAGAACGGTTCGCTGGTCGAATGCGTGAGCGTCGGCGCGGAGGATTTGCCCAAGCTGCTGGCGTTTGCGCTGGAAAGAAAAGTCGAACTCACAGTTGTCGGGCCGGACAACCCGCTCGCGCTCGGCATTGTGGATCTGTTTCAGAAGAATGGCCTGCGCATCTGGGGACCGAATCAAAGGGCGGCGCAATTCGAATCTTCAAAAGTATTCTCCCAGAATTTCATGGAGAAATACGGCATCCCAACTGCGGCGGCGGGAACTTTTGATAATGCTGTTGCAGCGAAAAGATTTTGTGCATCGCTCGGTGGACGCTGTGTGGTGAAGGCAGACGGTCTTGCGCTCGGCAAAGGCGTTTTGATCTGCGCAAATCAAACCGAAGCCGACCGCGCCGTGGACGAAATCATGGTCAGCAAAGCGTTCGGAGCCGCCGGATCACGCGTGGTCATTCAGGAGCTTCTCGAAGGAACGGAGATTTCATTGCATGCGCTGTGCGACGGCACGACGGCAAAACTTTTCCCGACGTCGCAGGATCACAAGCGCGCATTGGATGGAGATCGAGGTCCGAACACGGGCGGCATGGGCACGTATTCGCCGGCCCCATTCCTCAGCGATGCGGAGTTGCAAAAAGTCGGCGGACAAATCCTCGGTCCCTGGCTGCAAGGTTGCGGGGAGGAGGGAATTGATTTCCGCGGCATCATTTATCCGGGCGTTATGCTTACCAAAAAGGGTCCAAAAGTACTGGAGTTCAACGCGCGCTTCGGTGACCCGGAGACGCAGGTCTATCTCACTCGGCTCGAAAACGACCTCGTCGAATTGCTCGAAGCGAGCGCGAGCGGCACGCTGGGCAGGATGGAGTTGAAGTGGAGTCCGATGACGAGCGTGTGCGTGGTGATGGCCAGCGGGGGTTATCCGGGCAGCTACGAGAAGGGCAAGGTCATCTCCGGTCTCGACGCGGCGAATGCGCTACCGCACACGAAAGTTTTTCATGGGGGAACGATGTTGAAGGATGGTCAGATCGTCACCAACGGCGGTCGCGTGCTGGGTGTGACG comes from the Candidatus Angelobacter sp. genome and includes:
- the purD gene encoding phosphoribosylamine--glycine ligase codes for the protein MRLLVIGSGGREHALVWKLAQSPHVTQLWCAPANSGIGVERLAKNGSLVECVSVGAEDLPKLLAFALERKVELTVVGPDNPLALGIVDLFQKNGLRIWGPNQRAAQFESSKVFSQNFMEKYGIPTAAAGTFDNAVAAKRFCASLGGRCVVKADGLALGKGVLICANQTEADRAVDEIMVSKAFGAAGSRVVIQELLEGTEISLHALCDGTTAKLFPTSQDHKRALDGDRGPNTGGMGTYSPAPFLSDAELQKVGGQILGPWLQGCGEEGIDFRGIIYPGVMLTKKGPKVLEFNARFGDPETQVYLTRLENDLVELLEASASGTLGRMELKWSPMTSVCVVMASGGYPGSYEKGKVISGLDAANALPHTKVFHGGTMLKDGQIVTNGGRVLGVTALGKDLRIAQAAAYAAVEKIHFEGAHFRRDIAAKALG